In Wolinella succinogenes DSM 1740, a single genomic region encodes these proteins:
- the murA gene encoding UDP-N-acetylglucosamine 1-carboxyvinyltransferase — MDFLSITGGEKLQGSVSVSGAKNAALPLISATLLAKNEACLKNLPDVVDIKTLLSLLEMLGAKVQRIDPHTVKVNSSEILSTKATYDIVRKMRASILVLGPLLSRFGKCEVSLPGGCAIGARPVDLHLKAMEKMGAIVEIKGGYIVANAPKGLKGATIAFDKITVTGTENVVMAAALAKGVTKILNAAQEPEVVQLCEVLQAAGVEIKGIGSNELEIVGQEGEALEFKEVEVIPDRIEAGTYLCAGAMTNSSIRLERVVPEHLSAVTQKLEEIGFGIEYGENHLTLLPASKRRAFEIITTEYPGFPTDMQAQFMALATQCEGASIIEERLFENRFMHVSELQRLGAGIHLRGNTATVNGGTKLLCADVMATDLRASSALVLAALAAEGTTNIHRIYHLDRGYERLEEKLRALGAVIERGRE, encoded by the coding sequence ATGGATTTTTTATCAATCACAGGGGGAGAGAAGTTACAGGGGAGCGTGAGCGTTTCTGGAGCTAAGAATGCGGCTCTGCCTCTTATTAGTGCGACCCTGTTGGCCAAAAATGAGGCGTGCCTAAAAAATCTCCCTGATGTGGTGGATATCAAGACGCTTCTTTCGCTTCTAGAGATGTTGGGTGCAAAAGTGCAGAGAATCGATCCTCACACCGTCAAGGTGAACAGCTCGGAGATTTTAAGCACCAAGGCAACCTATGACATCGTGCGCAAGATGAGAGCTTCGATTCTAGTGCTTGGGCCTCTGCTCTCTCGATTTGGAAAGTGTGAAGTCTCTCTACCTGGAGGGTGTGCCATTGGGGCCAGACCCGTGGATTTGCACCTCAAAGCGATGGAGAAGATGGGGGCGATCGTGGAGATTAAAGGGGGTTATATCGTAGCCAATGCCCCCAAAGGGCTCAAAGGAGCCACCATCGCCTTTGATAAAATCACGGTCACAGGGACAGAGAATGTGGTCATGGCAGCGGCTTTGGCCAAAGGGGTGACCAAGATTCTCAATGCGGCTCAAGAGCCTGAAGTGGTTCAGCTCTGCGAGGTATTGCAGGCAGCGGGCGTGGAGATCAAGGGAATTGGGAGTAATGAGCTTGAGATCGTAGGCCAAGAGGGTGAGGCGCTGGAGTTTAAAGAGGTAGAGGTGATTCCTGATCGAATCGAGGCGGGAACCTATCTCTGCGCTGGGGCTATGACCAACTCCTCGATTCGATTGGAGCGGGTGGTTCCTGAGCATTTGAGCGCGGTGACGCAGAAGCTGGAGGAGATTGGATTTGGGATAGAGTATGGAGAGAATCACCTCACGCTTTTGCCTGCCTCCAAGCGGCGCGCCTTTGAGATCATCACGACAGAGTATCCTGGATTCCCTACCGATATGCAGGCTCAATTCATGGCGCTTGCCACGCAATGCGAGGGGGCGAGTATCATTGAGGAGAGGCTTTTTGAGAATCGCTTCATGCACGTGAGCGAGCTTCAGCGCCTTGGCGCGGGAATCCATCTAAGAGGCAACACCGCCACCGTCAATGGAGGCACCAAGCTTTTGTGCGCGGATGTGATGGCGACGGATTTGAGGGCTTCTAGTGCGCTGGTGTTAGCCGCACTAGCCGCAGAGGGGACAACCAACATCCATCGAATCTATCATCTTGATCGTGGCTATGAGCGCCTAGAAGAGAAGCTTCGTGCCCTTGGAGCGGTGATTGAGCGCGGGAGAGAGTGA
- a CDS encoding HesA/MoeB/ThiF family protein produces the protein MAGYFDRQIKLMGEEALKGIRSKKVAIIGSGGLGCSLGIALAGSGVGELHLVDFDTVSLSNIHRQIAFKMEDIEKPKCKVLGELLLARSEEGLKILSFEESLQEYASRGLEVDLIMDATDNLPSRAEIDKLAKERRIPWVYASVEEWHGQVCFMDKADFSAFRVSDRKPGGIATPIVMNIASLSANMALRFLAGLEVKRDCLHYCTLNEGYLKVFHYKMA, from the coding sequence ATGGCGGGCTACTTTGACCGACAGATCAAGCTCATGGGCGAAGAGGCCTTAAAGGGGATTCGCTCCAAAAAGGTGGCCATTATTGGCTCAGGAGGGCTGGGATGCTCTCTAGGAATCGCGCTAGCAGGGAGTGGAGTGGGCGAGCTCCACCTTGTGGATTTTGATACCGTCTCTTTGAGTAATATTCATCGCCAAATCGCCTTTAAAATGGAGGATATCGAGAAGCCAAAATGCAAGGTCTTGGGTGAGCTGCTCTTGGCTAGAAGTGAGGAGGGGCTTAAGATTTTGAGCTTTGAAGAGAGTTTGCAAGAGTATGCCTCTAGAGGGTTAGAGGTCGATTTGATCATGGATGCCACGGATAATCTTCCCTCAAGGGCGGAGATTGACAAGCTGGCTAAAGAGCGGAGGATTCCTTGGGTTTATGCGTCTGTGGAGGAGTGGCACGGGCAGGTCTGCTTCATGGATAAAGCGGACTTTTCAGCCTTTAGGGTGAGTGATCGAAAGCCCGGAGGGATTGCCACTCCCATCGTCATGAATATCGCCTCGCTCTCAGCGAATATGGCGCTACGCTTTTTGGCGGGTCTTGAGGTGAAGCGTGATTGCCTCCATTACTGCACATTAAATGAAGGTTATCTGAAGGTTTTTCACTACAAAATGGCTTAG
- a CDS encoding diguanylate cyclase, with translation MGEFSKEERVVPSEDLRKIKVLYVEDEEIIRESLAALLRRYVPHLLLASNGQEGLEVFEREHPEIVISDIRMPKIDGLEMARQMKESLPDVQVIITTAFGDSDYLLRAIEIGLNGYLIKPINKNNLFKFLNESARHVLAQKAKERFNRYTQQILDFQQNLVVVIDENFAIKRANKSFLDYFDCTVVEEFVLTYGDLTKVISLSYSREEAKGFDKFFLEAVIGDVGHSHSLILHSQGGESGRFFTVSASKLVGEGEWESEYIVSFTDITSFEKENKKLQRQATTDTLTGIDNRFRLQEILEEWKARDESYGVIFFDIDHFKQINDEYGHDKGDEILVGLARLIKTELRDEDIFARLGGEEFVVLLKGASLPKATEIAQRLRQAIEQHPFPMQRRVSCSFGVAKNQFREEPEETIKRADLAMYLAKRAGRNRVEVDPR, from the coding sequence GTGGGCGAGTTCTCAAAAGAGGAGAGAGTGGTGCCAAGCGAGGATTTGCGCAAAATCAAGGTGCTCTATGTGGAGGATGAGGAGATCATTCGAGAATCGCTTGCCGCTTTGTTGCGCCGCTATGTTCCGCATCTACTTTTGGCTTCCAATGGACAAGAGGGGTTGGAGGTTTTTGAGCGGGAGCATCCAGAGATTGTCATTAGCGATATTCGAATGCCCAAAATCGACGGCTTGGAGATGGCGAGACAGATGAAAGAGAGCTTGCCTGATGTGCAGGTGATCATCACCACTGCCTTTGGGGATTCGGATTATCTTTTGCGGGCGATTGAGATTGGACTTAATGGCTATCTTATCAAACCCATCAACAAAAATAATCTTTTCAAGTTTTTGAACGAAAGCGCCCGTCATGTTCTTGCTCAAAAAGCCAAAGAGCGCTTCAATCGATACACCCAGCAGATTTTGGATTTTCAGCAGAATCTTGTGGTTGTGATTGATGAAAATTTTGCCATCAAGCGTGCCAATAAAAGTTTTTTAGACTATTTCGACTGCACCGTGGTGGAGGAGTTTGTTCTGACCTACGGAGATTTGACCAAGGTCATTTCGCTTAGCTACTCAAGGGAAGAGGCGAAGGGCTTTGATAAGTTCTTTTTGGAGGCAGTTATCGGAGATGTGGGGCATAGCCATTCGCTAATTTTGCACAGTCAAGGGGGAGAATCGGGGCGATTCTTCACAGTGAGTGCGAGCAAACTCGTGGGCGAAGGAGAGTGGGAGAGTGAGTATATTGTCTCTTTCACCGATATCACCTCTTTTGAAAAAGAAAACAAGAAGCTTCAGCGTCAAGCGACTACGGATACGCTCACAGGAATTGATAATCGCTTTAGGCTCCAAGAGATTCTAGAGGAGTGGAAGGCGAGAGATGAGAGCTATGGCGTCATCTTTTTTGACATCGATCACTTCAAGCAGATCAATGATGAGTATGGGCACGACAAAGGGGATGAGATTTTGGTAGGGCTGGCTAGACTCATCAAAACAGAATTGCGAGACGAGGATATCTTCGCACGGCTTGGGGGCGAAGAGTTTGTCGTGCTGCTCAAAGGCGCCTCGCTCCCTAAAGCCACCGAGATTGCCCAGAGGCTTCGTCAGGCTATCGAACAGCACCCTTTCCCTATGCAGCGCCGCGTGAGTTGTAGCTTTGGTGTGGCCAAGAACCAATTCAGGGAAGAGCCCGAAGAGACGATCAAGAGAGCAGACTTGGCGATGTATCTCGCCAAGCGTGCGGGAAGGAATCGAGTGGAGGTTGATCCTCGCTAA
- the gap gene encoding type I glyceraldehyde-3-phosphate dehydrogenase, with amino-acid sequence MSPLRIAINGFGRIGRSVARVIAQRSDVELVAINDLASPETLAYLLRHDSVHGAFPHEVSWEGNRFYIGKKEVLLYQERDPQKLDFSAASPEVVIESTGLFLTQELVKHHLQKGVKRVIFSAPAKDSTPTYVLGVNHERYQGEPIISNASCTTNCLAPLAMLLDEAFGIEKGIMTTIHAYTNDQNILDTAHRSDFRRSRAAAINMIPTTTGAAKALGLVLPSLQGKLHGHSVRVPTPDVSMVDLNVKLAQKSSAQAINELFMEASQGRLKGILGMDKDFGVSLDFQGDPRSSIVASDLTFVIEGDMAKVMAWYDNEWGYSNRLVDMARFITSL; translated from the coding sequence GTGAGCCCTTTACGCATCGCCATCAACGGCTTTGGACGCATCGGCAGAAGCGTGGCAAGAGTCATTGCGCAGCGCTCTGATGTAGAGCTGGTGGCTATTAATGACCTCGCCTCTCCCGAAACGCTTGCCTATTTGTTACGTCATGATTCAGTCCATGGGGCTTTCCCCCATGAGGTCTCTTGGGAGGGGAATCGATTCTACATTGGAAAAAAAGAGGTGCTCCTCTATCAGGAGAGAGACCCCCAAAAGCTTGATTTCTCCGCCGCCTCACCTGAGGTGGTGATCGAATCAACAGGTCTTTTCCTCACCCAAGAGCTCGTGAAGCACCACCTTCAAAAAGGGGTCAAAAGAGTCATCTTCTCCGCACCCGCCAAAGATTCCACTCCCACCTATGTCCTAGGGGTGAATCATGAACGTTACCAAGGCGAGCCCATCATCTCCAATGCAAGTTGCACCACCAACTGTCTCGCTCCTCTTGCGATGCTTTTAGATGAAGCCTTTGGAATAGAGAAGGGAATCATGACCACGATTCATGCCTACACCAATGATCAAAACATTCTTGACACGGCACACCGAAGCGACTTCAGACGCTCTAGAGCCGCTGCGATCAATATGATTCCCACCACCACAGGCGCAGCCAAGGCACTAGGGCTTGTCCTCCCCTCTCTTCAAGGAAAACTCCACGGCCACTCTGTGCGTGTTCCCACGCCTGATGTCTCCATGGTCGATCTGAATGTCAAACTTGCCCAAAAGAGCTCAGCCCAAGCGATCAACGAGCTTTTTATGGAGGCTAGCCAAGGACGACTCAAGGGGATTTTAGGGATGGATAAAGATTTTGGGGTGTCGCTTGATTTCCAAGGTGACCCCCGAAGCTCCATTGTTGCCTCAGATCTCACCTTTGTAATCGAAGGAGATATGGCCAAAGTGATGGCGTGGTATGACAACGAATGGGGCTACTCCAATCGTCTAGTCGATATGGCGCGCTTCATTACCTCGCTTTAG
- a CDS encoding Bax inhibitor-1/YccA family protein, whose translation MSLYDRNYLNSSAQDQGAFGGARESLSESALVGFVKQTYQLFAGSLLAATVGAYVGLGMAPVIASWYWGLVILEFALLFGMFFLKDKPGINLVVLFAFTFMTGLTLTPLLSRIFNMPGGASIVANAFLLTTAIFGIMSIFALKTKSDLASMGKMLFIALIVVVVASIINLFLGSPLLQVIIAGAGAILFSLYIAYDTQNIVRGVYDSPVMAAISLYLSFLNLFISLLQLLGILGNSDE comes from the coding sequence ATGTCGCTTTATGACAGAAACTACCTAAATAGCTCCGCTCAAGATCAAGGCGCCTTTGGAGGCGCTAGAGAGAGCTTGAGCGAGAGTGCGTTAGTAGGTTTTGTGAAACAGACCTACCAGCTCTTCGCTGGCTCGTTGTTGGCCGCGACCGTTGGAGCCTATGTCGGACTCGGCATGGCTCCTGTGATAGCCTCTTGGTATTGGGGCTTGGTGATCTTGGAGTTTGCTCTTCTTTTTGGGATGTTCTTCCTTAAAGACAAGCCTGGCATCAACCTAGTGGTGCTTTTCGCCTTCACGTTCATGACAGGCCTAACGCTCACTCCTCTTCTCTCCAGAATTTTCAATATGCCTGGAGGCGCGAGTATTGTGGCCAATGCCTTCTTGCTCACCACGGCGATTTTTGGAATCATGAGCATCTTTGCGCTCAAAACCAAAAGCGATCTAGCGAGCATGGGCAAAATGCTCTTCATCGCCCTTATTGTAGTGGTGGTGGCTTCCATCATCAATCTCTTCCTTGGAAGCCCTCTTTTGCAGGTGATCATTGCAGGGGCAGGGGCGATTCTCTTTAGTCTCTATATCGCCTATGACACTCAAAACATTGTCCGAGGTGTTTATGATAGTCCCGTTATGGCGGCTATCTCGCTCTATTTGAGCTTCCTGAACCTCTTCATCTCTCTTCTTCAGCTTCTAGGAATTCTTGGAAACTCGGATGAGTGA